A genomic window from Helicobacter pylori includes:
- the rplI gene encoding 50S ribosomal protein L9 produces MKVLLLEDVKNLGKAGEVCEVKDGYGNNFLIANKKAKLATNEVINKYKAEVKKKAETEALEKAQKLQMVETLQTITLTIHKKVGANGSLFGAITKEEITERLKEEHASLTLDKKDIELKHPIKSTGIYEIEVKLGSGIVGMFKIDVVAE; encoded by the coding sequence ATGAAAGTTCTGTTACTAGAAGATGTGAAAAATTTAGGCAAAGCGGGCGAAGTGTGTGAGGTTAAAGATGGCTATGGGAATAACTTCTTAATCGCTAACAAAAAAGCCAAACTCGCCACTAACGAAGTGATCAACAAATACAAAGCCGAAGTTAAAAAGAAAGCTGAAACAGAAGCCCTAGAAAAAGCGCAAAAATTGCAAATGGTAGAAACTTTGCAAACCATCACGCTAACTATCCATAAAAAAGTCGGCGCGAACGGCTCTTTATTTGGAGCGATCACCAAAGAAGAAATCACTGAGCGTTTGAAAGAAGAGCATGCAAGTTTAACTTTAGATAAAAAAGACATTGAGCTCAAACACCCCATTAAAAGCACAGGGATTTATGAGATTGAAGTCAAGCTTGGATCAGGGATTGTGGGCATGTTTAAAATTGATGTGGTGGCTGAGTAG
- the glnA gene encoding type I glutamate--ammonia ligase — MIVRTQNTESKIKEFFAFCKENEVEFVDFRFSDIKGTWNHIAYSFGALTHGMFKEGIPFDASSFKGWQSIEHSDMILTPDLVRYFIDPFSADVSAVVFCDVYDVYKNQPYEKCPRSIAKKALKHLKDLGLGDVAYFGAENEFFIFDSIKIKDASNSQYYEVDSEEGEWNRDRSFENGVNYGHRPGKQGGYLPVPPTDTMMDIRTEIVKVLNQVGLETFVVHHEVAQAQGEVGVKFGDLVEAADNVQKLKYVVKMVAHLNGKTATFMPKPLYGDNGSGMHTHVSVWKNNENLFSGETYKGLSEFALHFLGGVLHHARGLAAFTNASTNSYKRLIPGYEAPSILTYSASNRSASVRIPYGISKNSARFEFRFPDSSSNPYLAFGAILMAGIDGVKNKIDPGEAMDINLFKLTLDEIREKGIKQMPHTLRRSLEEMLADKQYLKEGQVFSEEFIQAYQSLKFHSEVFPWESKPHPFEFITTYSC; from the coding sequence ATGATAGTAAGAACTCAAAATACTGAAAGCAAGATCAAAGAATTTTTTGCATTTTGCAAAGAAAATGAAGTGGAATTTGTGGATTTTAGATTCAGCGATATTAAAGGCACTTGGAATCATATCGCTTATTCTTTTGGGGCTTTAACGCATGGCATGTTTAAAGAGGGGATTCCTTTTGATGCGAGCTCTTTTAAAGGCTGGCAAAGCATTGAACACTCTGATATGATTTTAACCCCTGATTTGGTGCGTTACTTCATTGACCCTTTTAGCGCGGATGTGAGCGCGGTCGTGTTTTGCGATGTGTATGATGTGTATAAAAACCAGCCTTATGAAAAATGCCCTAGAAGTATCGCTAAAAAAGCCTTAAAGCATTTAAAAGATTTAGGTTTGGGCGATGTGGCTTATTTTGGTGCGGAGAATGAATTTTTTATCTTTGATTCCATTAAGATTAAAGACGCTTCCAATTCCCAATACTATGAAGTGGATAGCGAAGAGGGCGAATGGAATAGGGATAGGAGTTTTGAAAACGGCGTCAATTATGGGCATAGACCGGGCAAGCAAGGGGGCTATTTGCCTGTGCCGCCAACGGATACGATGATGGATATTCGCACTGAAATTGTGAAAGTCTTAAATCAAGTGGGGCTAGAAACTTTTGTCGTCCATCATGAAGTCGCGCAAGCGCAAGGCGAAGTGGGCGTGAAATTTGGGGATTTAGTGGAAGCGGCTGATAATGTCCAAAAACTCAAATATGTGGTTAAAATGGTCGCTCATTTGAACGGCAAAACCGCCACTTTCATGCCAAAACCTTTGTATGGGGATAACGGAAGTGGGATGCACACCCATGTGAGCGTTTGGAAAAACAACGAAAACCTTTTTAGCGGCGAAACTTACAAGGGCTTGAGTGAGTTTGCGTTGCATTTTTTAGGGGGCGTGTTGCACCACGCTAGAGGGTTAGCCGCTTTCACTAACGCTTCTACTAATTCTTATAAACGCCTAATTCCTGGCTATGAAGCCCCATCTATTTTGACTTATTCCGCTAGCAATAGGAGCGCGAGCGTTCGTATCCCTTATGGGATTTCTAAAAATAGCGCTAGGTTTGAATTTAGGTTTCCGGATAGCTCATCAAACCCTTACCTGGCTTTTGGGGCTATTTTAATGGCTGGTATTGATGGCGTTAAAAATAAGATTGATCCGGGCGAAGCGATGGATATTAACCTTTTCAAATTGACTTTAGATGAAATCAGAGAAAAGGGTATCAAACAAATGCCCCACACTTTAAGGCGATCGCTAGAAGAGATGCTAGCTGACAAGCAGTATTTAAAAGAGGGGCAAGTTTTTAGCGAAGAATTTATCCAAGCCTACCAGTCGCTTAAATTCCACTCTGAAGTGTTTCCATGGGAGAGCAAACCCCATCCTTTTGAATTTATCACCACTTATTCATGTTAA
- a CDS encoding tetratricopeptide repeat protein, protein MFKDCYRAIFSRLKPLLLSLGLLLSFSLCIADEYISISDDWDLFTRQYKTYYFENGLDNFNKGQYKQAFKDFKTAEEYGIGLGSVYLAKMYLEGKGVKVDYKKAQLYAQNAIKGYGSGMLGGALILGYMQAQGLGMKKDLKQALKTYTHMVRIFSNKGINVYNHTFFSFAIASQFIDLSGLSANPKRFGKQFERLENLKSSLQGNGEIHNMTSYEDIAEISSNIILLKQQMGEILYRIGIAYKEGLGVRKQKSRAKKFLQKSAEFGYEKAMEAL, encoded by the coding sequence ATGTTTAAAGATTGTTATCGCGCTATTTTTTCTCGTTTAAAACCTTTATTGCTTTCATTAGGTTTATTGTTGTCGTTTTCGCTTTGTATAGCTGATGAATATATTAGCATAAGTGATGATTGGGATTTATTTACACGACAATATAAGACATATTATTTTGAAAATGGTTTGGATAATTTTAATAAAGGCCAATACAAGCAAGCCTTTAAAGATTTTAAAACGGCAGAAGAATACGGCATTGGGCTTGGCAGTGTTTATTTAGCCAAAATGTATTTGGAGGGAAAGGGCGTGAAAGTGGATTATAAAAAAGCGCAACTCTATGCACAAAACGCTATCAAAGGGTATGGGAGCGGCATGTTAGGAGGCGCTTTAATTTTAGGATACATGCAAGCGCAAGGCTTGGGGATGAAAAAGGATTTGAAACAAGCACTCAAAACTTACACCCATATGGTTCGCATATTTTCCAATAAAGGCATAAATGTTTATAACCATACTTTCTTTAGTTTCGCTATTGCATCGCAATTCATTGATCTTTCAGGTTTGAGCGCGAATCCTAAAAGATTTGGAAAACAATTTGAAAGACTTGAGAATCTTAAGTCATCCCTTCAAGGCAACGGTGAGATACATAATATGACTTCTTACGAAGATATTGCTGAAATTTCAAGCAATATTATTTTACTCAAACAACAAATGGGGGAAATCCTTTATAGAATCGGAATCGCTTATAAAGAAGGGCTTGGTGTTAGAAAACAAAAAAGTAGGGCTAAAAAATTCTTGCAAAAATCCGCAGAATTTGGTTATGAAAAAGCCATGGAAGCTTTGTAG
- the murI gene encoding glutamate racemase, whose protein sequence is MKIGVFDSGVGGFSVLKSLLKAQLFDEIIYYGDSARVPYGTKDPTTIKQFGLEALDFFKPHKIELLIVACNTASALALEEMQKHSKIPIVGVIEPSILAIKQHVKDKNTPILVLGTKATIQSSAYDNALKQQGYLNVSHLATSLFVPLIEENILEGELLETCMRYYFAPLKILPEVIILGCTHFPLIAQKIESYFMEHFILSKTPLLIHSGDAIVEYLQQKYALKKNAYAFPKVEFHASGDVIWLEKQAKEWLKL, encoded by the coding sequence ATGAAAATAGGCGTTTTTGATAGCGGTGTGGGAGGGTTTAGCGTTTTAAAAAGCCTTTTAAAAGCGCAATTGTTTGATGAAATCATCTATTATGGCGATAGCGCTAGAGTGCCTTATGGCACTAAAGACCCCACCACGATCAAGCAATTTGGCTTAGAAGCTTTGGATTTTTTCAAACCCCACAAGATTGAATTATTGATTGTAGCGTGCAACACAGCGAGCGCTTTAGCTTTAGAAGAGATGCAAAAACATTCCAAAATCCCTATTGTGGGCGTGATTGAGCCAAGCATTTTAGCGATCAAACAACATGTGAAAGATAAAAACACCCCTATTTTAGTGCTAGGGACAAAAGCGACGATCCAATCTAGCGCTTATGATAACGCCTTAAAACAACAAGGTTATTTGAATGTTTCGCATTTAGCCACTTCGCTTTTTGTGCCTTTGATTGAAGAAAATATTTTAGAGGGCGAATTGCTAGAAACTTGCATGCGTTATTATTTCGCCCCGTTAAAGATTTTGCCTGAAGTGATTATTTTAGGTTGCACGCATTTTCCTTTAATCGCTCAAAAAATTGAAAGCTATTTTATGGAGCATTTTATCCTTTCAAAAACCCCCCTACTCATCCATTCTGGCGATGCTATTGTAGAATATTTGCAACAAAAATACGCCCTTAAAAAGAACGCCTATGCATTCCCTAAAGTGGAATTTCATGCGAGCGGCGATGTGATTTGGCTAGAAAAACAGGCTAAAGAATGGCTCAAATTATAA
- the rho gene encoding transcription termination factor Rho, translated as MNENAPTHKSSHKVKTHTPVSGYHIEDLRTYPTEKLLEIANKLKVENPQEFKRQDLIFEILKTQVTQGGYILFTGILEIMPDGYGFLRGFDGSFSDGHNDTYVSPSQIRRFALRNGDIVTGQVRSPKDQEKYYALLKIEAINYLPSDEIKNRPLFDNLTPLFPDEQIKLEYEPTKVTGRMLDLFSPVGKGQRALIVAPPRTGKTELMKELAQGITSNHPEVELIILLVDERPEEVTDMQRSVKGQVFSSTFDLPANNHIRIAELVLERAKRRVEMGKDVVVLLDSITRLARAYNAVTPSSGKVLSGGVDANALHRPKRFFGAARNIEEGGSLTIIATALIETGSRMDEVIFEEFKGTGNSEIVLARNIADRRIYPAFDILKSGTRKDNILLGKDRLTKVWVLRNVMQQMDDVEALSFVYSKMQQTKDNEEFLNLMNEK; from the coding sequence ATGAACGAAAACGCGCCTACGCATAAGAGTTCGCACAAAGTCAAAACACACACGCCAGTGAGCGGTTATCACATTGAAGATTTACGCACCTACCCTACTGAAAAGCTTTTAGAAATCGCTAACAAGCTCAAAGTAGAAAACCCTCAAGAATTCAAGCGCCAAGACTTGATATTTGAAATTTTAAAAACCCAAGTTACGCAAGGCGGATACATTCTTTTTACCGGGATTTTAGAAATCATGCCTGATGGCTATGGCTTTTTAAGGGGGTTTGATGGGAGCTTTTCAGACGGGCATAATGACACTTATGTCAGTCCTTCTCAAATCAGACGCTTTGCTTTAAGGAATGGCGATATTGTTACCGGTCAAGTGCGATCCCCTAAAGATCAAGAAAAATACTACGCTCTTTTGAAGATAGAAGCCATCAATTACTTGCCTTCAGATGAGATTAAAAACCGCCCTTTGTTTGACAACCTAACCCCCCTATTCCCTGATGAACAAATCAAATTGGAATACGAACCCACTAAAGTTACCGGTAGGATGCTGGATTTATTCAGCCCTGTGGGTAAGGGTCAAAGGGCTTTGATCGTCGCGCCCCCAAGGACCGGGAAAACAGAGCTGATGAAAGAGCTCGCCCAAGGCATCACTTCTAACCACCCTGAAGTGGAGTTGATTATCCTTTTAGTGGATGAGCGCCCTGAAGAAGTAACGGATATGCAGCGAAGCGTTAAGGGTCAAGTTTTTAGCTCCACTTTTGATTTGCCCGCAAACAACCACATAAGAATCGCTGAATTGGTTTTAGAAAGAGCTAAAAGACGAGTGGAAATGGGCAAAGATGTGGTGGTTTTACTAGATTCTATCACTCGTTTAGCGAGAGCCTATAACGCTGTAACGCCCTCAAGCGGTAAGGTCTTAAGTGGGGGCGTGGATGCAAACGCCTTGCACAGGCCTAAACGCTTTTTTGGAGCTGCAAGGAATATTGAAGAAGGCGGGAGCTTGACGATTATCGCTACGGCGTTGATTGAAACGGGTTCAAGAATGGATGAGGTGATTTTTGAAGAATTTAAAGGCACTGGGAATAGCGAAATCGTTTTAGCGAGGAATATTGCAGACAGGCGCATTTACCCGGCCTTTGATATTTTAAAATCCGGCACACGAAAGGATAATATCTTACTTGGAAAAGATCGCTTGACTAAAGTGTGGGTTTTAAGGAATGTGATGCAACAAATGGATGATGTGGAAGCTTTAAGTTTTGTGTATTCTAAAATGCAACAAACCAAAGACAACGAAGAGTTTTTAAATTTAATGAACGAAAAATAA
- the rpmE gene encoding 50S ribosomal protein L31: MKKGIHPEYIPCKVTCVTSGKEIEVLSTKPEMRIDISSFCHPFYTGSDKIADTAGRVEKFKQRYNLK, translated from the coding sequence ATGAAAAAAGGCATCCACCCAGAATACATCCCATGCAAAGTTACTTGCGTAACGAGCGGGAAAGAAATTGAAGTTTTAAGCACTAAACCTGAAATGCGTATTGATATTTCTAGTTTTTGCCACCCTTTCTATACCGGTAGCGATAAAATCGCTGACACTGCAGGGAGAGTAGAGAAATTTAAGCAACGCTACAATTTGAAGTAA
- the rsmI gene encoding 16S rRNA (cytidine(1402)-2'-O)-methyltransferase, translated as MLHFLPTPIGNLADITLRALEVLERCEVFLCEDTRVSKRLLHLLAQNPIISHSFPNIATKKREFIAFHSHNDQEFLSQVELSFFDKEIAVMSDAGMPSLSDPCMSLVAYALKHNIPYDVLPGANALTTAFCASGFLEGRFFYAGFLPHKSKERRLRIAKILNALAYLEENTPVVFYESPHRLLETLKDLNDLAKGMHLFAAKELTKLHQRYYLGEISQIITQLQKNNIQGEWVLVLLNEKKIEPCMGLSALLELDLPPKIKAKIEAAMTQQNAKELYSQRLLEEKDQ; from the coding sequence GTGTTGCATTTTTTGCCCACTCCTATAGGTAATCTCGCTGACATTACGCTACGCGCTTTAGAAGTTTTAGAGCGTTGCGAGGTTTTTTTGTGTGAGGATACAAGGGTGAGTAAGAGGTTGTTGCACTTGCTTGCACAAAACCCTATCATTAGCCATTCTTTCCCTAATATTGCGACTAAAAAAAGGGAATTTATCGCTTTCCATTCGCACAATGACCAGGAGTTTTTAAGCCAAGTAGAGCTTTCTTTTTTTGATAAAGAAATCGCTGTGATGAGCGATGCGGGCATGCCAAGCTTGAGTGATCCATGCATGAGTTTAGTCGCTTACGCTTTAAAGCATAATATCCCATACGATGTTTTGCCTGGGGCTAATGCGCTCACCACGGCGTTTTGCGCGAGCGGGTTTTTAGAAGGGCGTTTTTTTTACGCCGGCTTTTTGCCTCATAAGAGCAAGGAAAGGCGTTTGAGGATCGCTAAAATTTTAAACGCTTTAGCGTATTTGGAAGAAAATACCCCAGTGGTTTTTTATGAAAGCCCGCACCGATTATTAGAGACTTTAAAGGATTTAAACGATTTGGCTAAGGGCATGCATTTATTTGCGGCTAAGGAGCTTACCAAACTCCACCAGCGCTATTATTTAGGAGAAATTTCTCAAATCATAACGCAGTTGCAAAAGAATAATATCCAAGGGGAGTGGGTTTTAGTGCTTTTGAATGAGAAAAAAATAGAGCCTTGCATGGGGCTATCGGCGTTATTGGAGTTGGATTTGCCTCCTAAAATTAAGGCTAAAATTGAAGCCGCTATGACACAACAAAACGCTAAAGAGCTTTATAGCCAGCGTTTGTTAGAAGAAAAAGATCAATAA
- the rlmB gene encoding 23S rRNA (guanosine(2251)-2'-O)-methyltransferase RlmB, producing the protein MQAVVYGKQVIMHILNSHQEKLQEIYLSKEIDKKLFFALKKACPNIIKVDNKKAQSLAKGGNHQGVLAKVELPLAISLKEIKKAQKLLVLCGITDVGNIGGIFRSAYCLGMDGVILDFAKELAYEGIVRSSLGLMYDLPFSVVPNTLDLINELKTSGFLCLGANMQGSSPREDLALKKCALFLGSEHEGLSKKILAKMDTILSIKMRRDFDSLNVSVAAGILMDKIN; encoded by the coding sequence ATGCAAGCAGTGGTTTATGGCAAGCAAGTGATTATGCATATTCTAAACTCTCATCAAGAAAAATTGCAAGAAATCTATCTTTCTAAAGAAATAGACAAGAAACTTTTTTTTGCGCTCAAAAAAGCATGCCCAAATATCATTAAAGTGGATAATAAAAAAGCGCAAAGCTTGGCTAAGGGGGGGAATCATCAAGGGGTTTTAGCTAAAGTGGAACTGCCTCTAGCCATTTCTTTAAAAGAGATTAAAAAAGCTCAAAAACTTTTAGTGCTTTGCGGTATTACAGATGTGGGGAATATTGGGGGTATTTTTAGGAGCGCGTATTGCTTGGGCATGGATGGCGTTATTTTAGATTTTGCTAAAGAATTGGCTTATGAGGGGATTGTGCGATCCAGCTTGGGGCTTATGTATGATTTGCCTTTTAGCGTTGTGCCTAACACGCTGGATTTAATCAATGAGTTGAAAACGAGCGGGTTTTTGTGTTTGGGTGCGAACATGCAAGGCTCTAGCCCAAGAGAAGATTTAGCCTTAAAAAAATGCGCTCTTTTTTTAGGGAGCGAGCATGAGGGGTTGTCAAAAAAAATCCTTGCTAAAATGGATACGATCTTAAGTATAAAAATGCGGCGCGATTTTGACTCGCTCAATGTGAGTGTGGCAGCAGGGATTTTGATGGATAAAATCAACTAG
- the accA gene encoding acetyl-CoA carboxylase carboxyl transferase subunit alpha, which produces MAIYLDFENHIKEIQNEIELALIRGDEDAKEILEKRLDKEVKTIYSNLTDFQKLQLARHPDRPYAMDYIDLILKDKYEVFGDRHYNDDKAIVCFIGKIDNIPVVVIGEEKGRGTKNKLLRNFGMPNPCGYRKALKMAKFAEKFNLPILMLVDTAGAYPGIGAEERGQSEAIAKNLQEFASLKVPTISIIIGEGGSGGALAIAVADKLAMMEYSIFSVISPEGCAAILWDDPSKTEVAIKAMKITPRDLKEAGLIDDIILEPSKGAHRDKISAANTIKEYFLDALRTIQQDPHFLDNRYQKLMSLGSFVENMPH; this is translated from the coding sequence ATGGCCATTTATTTAGATTTTGAAAATCATATTAAAGAAATTCAAAATGAAATTGAACTAGCCCTTATTAGAGGCGATGAGGACGCTAAAGAAATCTTAGAAAAAAGATTGGATAAGGAAGTTAAAACCATTTACTCCAATCTCACTGATTTTCAAAAACTCCAGTTAGCAAGACATCCTGACAGGCCCTACGCTATGGATTACATTGATTTGATCTTAAAAGACAAGTATGAAGTCTTTGGGGATAGGCATTACAATGATGATAAGGCGATCGTGTGTTTTATAGGCAAAATTGATAATATCCCGGTTGTGGTGATTGGGGAAGAAAAAGGCAGAGGGACTAAAAACAAGCTTTTGAGGAATTTTGGCATGCCCAATCCTTGCGGTTATCGTAAAGCTTTGAAAATGGCAAAATTTGCTGAAAAGTTTAATTTGCCTATTTTAATGCTTGTAGATACGGCCGGAGCGTATCCAGGAATTGGTGCAGAAGAAAGAGGCCAGAGCGAAGCGATCGCTAAAAACCTCCAAGAGTTCGCCTCCTTAAAAGTCCCTACTATTTCTATTATTATCGGTGAAGGGGGCAGTGGTGGCGCGTTAGCGATTGCGGTGGCAGACAAGTTGGCCATGATGGAATATTCCATTTTTAGCGTTATATCCCCAGAAGGTTGTGCAGCGATCCTTTGGGATGATCCTAGCAAGACTGAAGTGGCTATTAAAGCGATGAAAATCACGCCTAGAGATTTAAAAGAAGCAGGGCTTATTGATGATATTATCCTAGAGCCTAGCAAGGGGGCTCATAGAGATAAAATCTCAGCGGCCAACACGATCAAAGAGTATTTTTTAGACGCTCTAAGGACTATCCAACAAGACCCTCATTTCCTTGACAACCGCTATCAAAAATTAATGTCGCTTGGTTCGTTTGTAGAAAACATGCCGCACTGA
- a CDS encoding beta-ketoacyl-ACP synthase II codes for MINSLGLNKEDSFLAIAKGECGIKNIESFDASAFPVRIAGEITDFDPTEVMNPKDVKKAGRFIQLALKATREAMKDSGILDAQNRCPEELANRMGVSSGSGIGGLGNIEANSIFCFEKGPRKVNPFFITSALVNMIGGFTSIEFGIKGPNLSSVTACAAGTHAIIEAVKTILLGGADKMLVVGAESTICPVGIGGFASIKALSTRNDEPKKASRPFDKDRNGFVMGEGAGALVLEEYESAKKRGAKIYAEFAGYGESGDANHITAPAPEGEGAFRAMKMALEMAKVEVGYVNAHGTSTHYNDWYESIALKNVFGSKEKVPPVSSTKGQIGHCLGAAGALEAVISIMAMNQGILPPTINQETPDPECDLDYIPNTAREKQVDAVMSNSFGFGGTNGVVIFKKA; via the coding sequence ATGATCAATTCGCTAGGTTTAAACAAAGAAGATTCTTTTTTGGCGATCGCTAAAGGGGAATGCGGTATCAAAAACATAGAAAGCTTTGATGCGAGCGCGTTTCCTGTGCGTATTGCTGGAGAAATCACTGACTTTGACCCTACAGAGGTGATGAATCCCAAAGATGTTAAAAAGGCAGGTCGTTTCATTCAATTAGCCTTGAAAGCCACAAGAGAGGCGATGAAAGATAGTGGGATTTTAGACGCTCAAAATAGATGCCCTGAAGAATTGGCCAATCGCATGGGCGTAAGCTCTGGCTCTGGGATTGGCGGATTGGGGAATATTGAAGCGAATTCCATTTTTTGTTTTGAAAAAGGCCCTAGAAAAGTCAATCCCTTTTTCATCACTTCTGCGTTAGTGAACATGATCGGAGGTTTCACTTCCATTGAGTTTGGCATTAAAGGGCCTAACCTTTCTAGCGTAACGGCTTGTGCAGCCGGCACTCATGCGATTATTGAAGCGGTTAAGACCATTTTGCTTGGTGGGGCTGATAAAATGCTAGTCGTGGGAGCGGAATCCACCATTTGTCCTGTGGGTATTGGTGGGTTTGCAAGCATTAAAGCCCTTTCTACAAGAAATGACGAGCCTAAAAAAGCTTCAAGACCCTTTGATAAGGATCGCAATGGTTTTGTGATGGGGGAAGGCGCTGGGGCTTTAGTGCTTGAAGAATACGAGAGCGCGAAAAAAAGAGGGGCGAAAATCTATGCAGAATTTGCCGGGTATGGTGAGAGCGGCGATGCTAACCATATCACAGCCCCAGCCCCTGAGGGCGAAGGGGCTTTTAGAGCCATGAAAATGGCTTTAGAAATGGCGAAAGTGGAAGTAGGCTATGTGAATGCACATGGGACTAGCACGCATTATAACGATTGGTATGAAAGCATCGCTCTTAAAAATGTGTTTGGCTCTAAAGAAAAAGTTCCTCCCGTTAGCTCCACTAAAGGGCAGATTGGGCATTGTTTAGGCGCTGCGGGCGCTTTAGAAGCCGTTATTTCCATCATGGCGATGAATCAAGGGATTTTACCTCCCACCATCAATCAAGAAACGCCTGACCCAGAATGCGATCTAGATTATATCCCCAATACGGCTAGAGAAAAGCAAGTGGATGCGGTGATGAGCAACTCGTTTGGTTTTGGTGGCACTAATGGTGTTGTGATTTTCAAAAAAGCCTAG
- the acpP gene encoding acyl carrier protein: MALFEDIQAVIAEQLNVDAAQVTPEAEFVKDLGADSLDVVELIMALEEKFGVEIPDEQAEKIVNVGDVVKYIEDNKLA; the protein is encoded by the coding sequence ATGGCTTTATTTGAAGATATTCAGGCAGTTATTGCTGAGCAGTTGAATGTGGATGCGGCACAAGTTACGCCAGAAGCGGAATTTGTAAAAGATTTGGGCGCGGACTCTTTAGATGTCGTGGAATTAATCATGGCGTTAGAAGAAAAGTTTGGCGTTGAAATCCCTGATGAGCAAGCGGAAAAAATCGTCAATGTGGGCGATGTGGTGAAGTATATTGAGGATAATAAACTAGCCTAA
- the fabG gene encoding 3-oxoacyl-ACP reductase FabG has protein sequence MQFTGKNVLITGASKGIGAEIAKTLTSMGLKVWINYRSNAEVADALKNELEEKGYKVAVIKFDATSESDFVEAIQTIVQSDGGLSYLVNNAGIVRDKLAIKMKTEDFHHVIENNLTSAFIGCREALKVMSKSRFGSVVNVASIIGERGNMGQTNYSASKGGMIAMSKSFAYEGALRNIRFNCVTPGFIETDMNATLKDEVKADYMKNIPLNRLGSAKEVAEAVAFLLSDHSSYITGETLKVNGGLYM, from the coding sequence ATGCAATTCACAGGGAAAAATGTTCTCATTACGGGAGCTTCTAAAGGCATTGGGGCCGAAATTGCAAAAACTCTTACTTCTATGGGGTTGAAAGTTTGGATCAATTATCGCAGTAACGCAGAAGTGGCTGACGCTTTAAAAAATGAACTTGAAGAAAAAGGCTACAAAGTGGCTGTCATTAAATTTGATGCGACTTCTGAAAGCGATTTTGTTGAAGCGATACAAACCATTGTCCAAAGCGATGGAGGTTTGTCTTACTTGGTGAATAATGCCGGTATCGTGCGCGATAAATTAGCCATTAAGATGAAAACAGAAGATTTTCATCATGTCATAGAAAATAATCTCACTTCAGCTTTTATAGGTTGTAGGGAAGCTTTAAAGGTTATGAGTAAAAGCCGTTTTGGGAGCGTGGTCAATGTCGCTTCTATTATTGGTGAAAGAGGCAATATGGGGCAAACAAACTACTCAGCGAGTAAGGGGGGGATGATTGCGATGAGCAAGTCCTTTGCTTATGAGGGAGCTTTAAGGAATATCCGTTTTAACTGTGTAACGCCAGGCTTTATAGAAACCGACATGAACGCCACTTTAAAAGATGAAGTCAAAGCGGATTATATGAAAAATATTCCCTTAAACAGGCTAGGGTCTGCTAAAGAAGTGGCAGAAGCGGTAGCGTTTCTTTTGAGTGATCACTCTAGTTATATCACTGGAGAGACTCTCAAAGTCAATGGCGGGCTTTATATGTAG
- the rpsU gene encoding 30S ribosomal protein S21, whose product MPGIKVREGDAFDEAYRRFKKQTDRNLVVTECRARRFFESKTEKRKKQKISAKKKVLKRLYMLRRYESRL is encoded by the coding sequence ATGCCAGGGATTAAGGTTAGAGAAGGCGATGCGTTTGATGAAGCTTACCGAAGGTTTAAAAAGCAAACCGATCGCAATCTAGTGGTAACAGAATGCCGTGCAAGAAGATTCTTTGAGTCTAAAACTGAAAAGCGCAAAAAACAAAAAATCAGCGCTAAAAAGAAAGTTTTAAAGCGTCTTTATATGTTAAGGCGCTATGAATCAAGACTATAA